The Sphaerospermopsis torques-reginae ITEP-024 genome has a window encoding:
- a CDS encoding FitA-like ribbon-helix-helix domain-containing protein produces MKIILDNLEPKIVENLRYQAAKNGHSLETELAIILTQAVTKNQPENFQQQTLIPLEILAAQVKNSLDNSGYNSSEQIIDLIQDVKREIAQEHLLKAQHHHDS; encoded by the coding sequence ATGAAAATAATCTTAGATAATTTAGAACCCAAAATAGTTGAAAATTTGAGATATCAAGCCGCAAAAAATGGACATAGTTTAGAAACTGAGTTAGCAATAATTTTAACACAAGCTGTTACCAAAAATCAACCAGAAAATTTTCAGCAACAAACACTAATTCCCCTAGAAATATTAGCAGCACAGGTAAAAAATTCCTTAGATAATTCAGGATATAATTCTTCTGAGCAAATTATTGATTTAATTCAAGATGTCAAAAGAGAAATAGCTCAAGAACATTTATTAAAAGCACAGCATCACCATGATTCATGA